In one window of Macrobrachium nipponense isolate FS-2020 chromosome 2, ASM1510439v2, whole genome shotgun sequence DNA:
- the LOC135221407 gene encoding uncharacterized protein LOC135221407, translating into MSTAIGLTIGSGSIVAGAATAVAGAVGLGFLGVASIFRRRSRSRSKHRPTGGYGRRRRRAAKNKKNVAIGNSLRLIRQEDVTGCGLKFMCELAKRDPTGLTVEELSVLNLVGPVVRPGEGLLPDRAIDDYRRAKALGQGGGSCSEAYPLCAFSGSQLMETVSGFLP; encoded by the exons ATGTCGACAGCGATCGGCCTAACGATAGGCAGCGGCAGCATCGTAGCCGGAGCTGCCACGGCTGTGGCGGGAGCTGTCGGTCTAGGTTTCTTGGGCGTGGCGTCCATATTCCGGCGTCGCAGTAGAAGCAGAAGCAAGCACAGGCCTACCGGTGGATACGGTCGTCGTCGCAGGCGCGCTGCGAAGAACAAGAAGAACGTCGCCATCGGCAACAGCCTGCGCTTGATTCGTCAGGAGGACGTTACGGGATGCGGCCTAAAGTTCATGTGTGAGTTGGCCAAGAGGGATCCGACGGGGCTCACGGTGGAAGAACTCTCCGTCCTCAATCTTGTCGG gCCGGTGGTCAGACCCGGTGAAGGCCTCCTGCCGGACAGGGCCATAGACGACTACCGGAGAGCCAAGGCTCTTGGGCAGGGAGGAGGGAGCTGTTCCGAGGCGTACCCTCTGTGTGCCTTCAGTGGCTCCCAGCTCATGGAGACAGTCTCAGGATTCTTGCCATGA